A part of Citrifermentans bremense genomic DNA contains:
- a CDS encoding NADH-quinone oxidoreductase subunit B family protein: protein MFKAIIARCKQGHRTMAYPREPLSLPERFRGYPELKGGLCPDECRICADACPVGALSCQPELSLDLGKCLFCPECANACPHGAISHTADAMLAANNREDLVIRPGDEHRLAQALEAKMLSLFGRSLKFRSVVAGGCNACEADTNVLSTIGWDIGRFGIQFVASPRHADGLWVTGPVTEHMREALLMTYEAIPAPKIVVACGACAIGGGPFRGSPEAHDGVEGILPVDLFIPGCPPHPVTILDGLLRLLDRMP, encoded by the coding sequence ATGTTCAAGGCCATCATCGCACGCTGCAAGCAGGGGCACCGCACCATGGCTTACCCCAGGGAGCCTCTCTCCCTGCCGGAGCGCTTCCGCGGTTACCCGGAGCTAAAGGGCGGGCTCTGCCCGGACGAGTGCCGGATCTGCGCCGACGCCTGCCCGGTCGGGGCGCTCAGCTGCCAGCCCGAGCTTTCGCTTGATCTCGGCAAATGCCTCTTCTGCCCCGAGTGCGCAAATGCCTGCCCCCACGGCGCCATCAGCCACACAGCCGACGCGATGTTGGCCGCGAACAACCGGGAGGATCTGGTAATCAGGCCCGGGGACGAGCACCGGCTGGCACAGGCGCTTGAGGCGAAGATGCTGTCGCTTTTCGGCCGGTCGCTCAAGTTCCGCTCGGTGGTAGCCGGCGGCTGCAACGCCTGTGAGGCCGACACCAACGTCCTCTCCACCATCGGCTGGGACATCGGGCGCTTCGGCATCCAGTTCGTCGCCTCACCGAGGCACGCAGACGGTCTCTGGGTCACCGGACCCGTAACCGAGCACATGCGGGAGGCGCTCCTCATGACCTACGAGGCGATCCCGGCGCCGAAGATTGTGGTCGCCTGCGGGGCCTGCGCCATCGGCGGCGGTCCCTTCCGCGGCTCGCCTGAGGCCCACGACGGCGTCGAGGGGATACTGCCGGTCGATCTCTTCATCCCGGGGTGTCCGCCGCACCCGGTCACCATCCTTGACGGTCTGCTGAGGCTCCTGGACCGGATGCCCTAG
- a CDS encoding hydrogenase large subunit — MTPGLLFTQNGSAVNRNEIPEHSGERFLETLVSAIQGGWRVVSYFGAPEAHLVRLYCILSFKSHAALGIMSTAVSGKSFPSLVAEAPQLHLFEREIAEQFGISFEGHPWLKPVRFAAPLASTSAVPPRAPEKVGVMDFYRVAGDEVHEVAVGPVHAGIIEPGHFRFQCFGEEVLHLEISLGYQHRGVERMVLGRPGLRTLKCMETVAGDTTIGHGTAYAMAMEALCGVRVPAKAEAIRGIALELERLANHTGDLGAIAGDVGYLPTASFCGRIRGDFLNMSAELCGSRFGRGLVTPGGVQFDVGRELAEKLRKRIDVARREVTNAVDLLWDSPSVMGRLEGTGVVSEKDALDLGLVGPAARASGLNRDIRRDHPFGIYNVAQLPVETAKGGDVYARTLVRWLEIEKSLHFIEEQLAQLPGGSIASPAAQVGGDQMALSLVEGWRGEVCHVALTDGRGELERYKITDPSFHNWSGLAMALRGGQISDFPLCNKSFNLSYCGFDL; from the coding sequence ATGACGCCGGGTCTGCTCTTCACTCAAAACGGGAGCGCGGTCAACCGCAACGAGATACCTGAGCATTCGGGCGAGCGCTTCCTGGAGACGCTCGTTTCAGCCATCCAAGGGGGATGGCGGGTGGTTTCCTACTTCGGAGCTCCTGAGGCCCACTTGGTGAGGCTTTACTGCATCCTCTCCTTCAAAAGCCACGCGGCGCTTGGCATCATGAGCACCGCCGTCAGCGGCAAGAGCTTCCCCTCGCTGGTCGCGGAAGCCCCACAGCTGCACCTGTTCGAGCGCGAGATCGCCGAGCAGTTCGGCATCTCGTTCGAGGGGCACCCCTGGCTGAAGCCGGTCCGGTTTGCGGCGCCTCTCGCCTCGACCTCCGCGGTTCCCCCGAGGGCCCCCGAGAAGGTCGGGGTGATGGATTTCTACCGCGTGGCGGGCGACGAGGTGCACGAGGTGGCTGTCGGGCCTGTGCATGCGGGGATCATCGAGCCGGGGCATTTCCGCTTCCAGTGCTTCGGCGAGGAGGTGCTGCACCTGGAGATCTCGCTCGGCTACCAGCATCGCGGCGTCGAGCGCATGGTGCTCGGGCGACCTGGGCTGCGCACCCTGAAGTGCATGGAGACCGTAGCCGGGGACACCACCATCGGCCACGGCACCGCCTATGCCATGGCGATGGAAGCGCTTTGCGGGGTGCGGGTCCCGGCCAAGGCCGAGGCGATCCGCGGCATCGCGCTCGAGCTGGAGCGCCTGGCGAACCACACCGGGGACCTGGGCGCCATAGCCGGCGACGTCGGCTACCTTCCCACCGCTTCGTTCTGCGGCAGGATCCGCGGCGACTTCCTGAACATGAGCGCCGAGCTCTGCGGCAGCCGCTTCGGGCGCGGGCTTGTGACCCCGGGCGGGGTCCAGTTCGACGTGGGGAGGGAACTGGCCGAGAAGCTGAGAAAGAGGATCGACGTGGCGCGCCGTGAGGTGACGAACGCCGTTGACCTCCTCTGGGACAGTCCCTCGGTGATGGGGAGGCTGGAGGGGACCGGGGTGGTGAGCGAGAAGGACGCGCTGGATCTGGGGCTGGTAGGACCTGCGGCCAGGGCCAGCGGACTTAACCGCGACATCCGCCGGGACCACCCCTTCGGCATCTACAACGTGGCTCAGCTCCCGGTGGAAACAGCGAAGGGGGGGGACGTCTATGCCCGCACCCTGGTGCGCTGGCTGGAGATAGAGAAGTCGCTCCACTTCATAGAGGAGCAGCTGGCTCAGCTTCCCGGAGGTAGCATCGCCTCGCCCGCGGCGCAGGTCGGGGGAGACCAGATGGCGCTCTCCCTGGTCGAGGGGTGGCGCGGCGAGGTCTGCCATGTCGCGCTTACCGACGGGCGCGGGGAGTTGGAGCGCTACAAGATCACCGACCCCTCCTTCCACAACTGGAGCGGACTCGCCATGGCGCTGCGCGGGGGGCAGATATCCGACTTCCCGCTCTGCAACAAGAGCTTCAACCTCTCCTACTGCGGGTTCGACCTTTAG